The genomic region AAGGTCGAATTTTTCGTCAACAAACATCCCTACCTCTACGGCTCGGAATATTCGTTCGACTCGACGGGCTTTGAATCGACTCAGGCTCTCGCCAGGTACGCCATGGATCGCGTCACGGCAAGCGGCCCCAGAACGACGGACTTTCAGACCAAGGTCAAATATGATGACGCGCGGGCTTTTCGGGAAGAACAGATGCGGCTGAATATCGCCTGCCGGGGCTGGCTGGAGACCTCGTACTACTACCTCGGCAGCGACTACCGCGGCGGCGGCAGCGCTTCCTACACCCTCAGCTATATGGCGCAGATGGGCGGCTGGGCGATTGTCGACTACGCGCTGCACGACGCGGCCGATCCCGCTCCCTACCTGAGACTGGGTTACGCCTCTTCTCTGAGTTCGTGGGCTCTGCTCAATACGGGGACTTCAGAATCGAACTACGGCTACTGGTATCCGGGCGCAAATAACGACGGCGGCGCGAGCGGCGGCTTCGAGCCGCGTCCATGGGGACGCGCGTGGCTGGGAAACAAAGAGATGGGACGCGGGCCGTGGTGGTATTCGGGCGAGATCGATCTGGGGTTCAGCGGCGCGCTCCGCACGGCGGCGACTATTGTCGTTCGCGACCCGATCTTCGGCTTATTCGCCTACGGCGGCGACATATCACAGCAGGGACCGGAGATCCATGTCATTCCCAAGGACGGACTGCGGGCGCGCTTTGACGCCGTCCTGGGAGCCAATCGGGTCAGTATCGCGATGGATCGCGACGGATTCGCGCGCGGCCGCCCCATCGTATTCGATGGACAATGGCGCCGCATTGCATTCACGCTGGAAAATCGCGACGGAGCGCCCCACGACGCCACCATCTCCGTGCGCGGCCTGCCGCCCGGAACGTATTCGGTGAGCGCCGGGAAACATCCCGACGCCCGGCTAAAAATTCATGCGGGCGAGGCCACGCCCATCATAATCCCACTCGCCGGCGATTTTACGGACGTCACCATACGCCATGAATGAAAAGCCGCTCGCTGCATTCGGCGAAGCCGCGAGCTTTTAAGAGGCGCTGGAACTGCGCCGCACTATCCGCACGCCAAACACGCCCCCGATCTCATTGCCTTGCGCGCTTTGAAATCGAACCGTGACCCGTTCTTTCCCAGCCGCCAACTCGTCGGGAATCGCATACGCGACATCATGGAACGCGCCGTTTGCGCTTCCCGGGCGGCTGCGCTCGATTGCGTGTTCTCCGATGCGCTGCCCGTCCACCAGGATCTCGAACGTTCGCGGCTGAAACTCCAGCGTTTGATAGGTCGCGATTAACGACAGCGAAGATGCGGGATCCACGGCAAGGTCCAGGGAAAACCAGCCTTTGCCCCGGCGGCCGGGGCGGCCGAGTATTCGATCCGACGCTGTACCCTCCTCCTGCAAATTGCAGTCGCGCTCGGGCTGCATCTCACCGAGCTGGGCATAGGCGACGGTCACCGCCTCCAATCGTCGCTTCTTTTCCTGCGCAGCGGCAACTTCCACGGACTGGGCGCCCCATCCTTCGGGTGTATACAGATCCCAGTAAGCAGAATAAGCGCGCCGGTGCAGCCGGAAGAAGGGAACGAAATCGACCTGGACCTCGCAGGCGGCGTTATCGCTATCGCGGCCGACGCGCTCGCTGCGGAAGTGACCGGGGTGATCGCCCACGGGTTTCAGCCACTCCATGAGCGGAACGCCGGCGGCGATAAAGACAGGCGCGCTGACCGGCGTTTTCGGCTGCTCCGGCCCCAGGTCGCCGGCCAGAACGAGCGGTCCCCATAAGAATGCGACGCGATTGGGATTGTCCGGCAGCGGCTCCGCGCGAAGCGTCTTCGGGAGCAACAGAGTCACTGTGTCGCCGCCCGTCCACTCGCGTTCGATCTGGACATACCCGCCCGGCGGCGGGAGATCGGCGACGCCTGCGCTGTTGACGCTCACGTCAAACCCAGCGCCCGCCCATGATGGGCGACGCAGGGCTAATTTCAGCCGGCGGGGCGCGTCCATCTCTAATGTGAGCGTCGCGTTGTCGCCTTCCGGCAGAGTCGTTTCCATCGTCAAACGAACGCCGGCGGATTTCCAGTCGGCAGTCGAAGGCGCGTAAAGGTTGATCCAGAGCTTATCGCCGGTCGTGTAATAAATTCCATCGCCATGCAGCGCGTGGCTCTCCATGCCGCTGCCCACGCAGCAAGTGAAGTCGTGAAATTTGTCCTGATATTCGCGCTCGGCGCCGCGCCCAACCGGAACCATGTAGCACATGCGCCCGTCCTCGGGATCGATCGACCCCAGCACATGGTTGAACAGCGCGCGCTCCTGGAACTCGGCGTACTTGATGTCCGGATCCAGCGCGAACAGCGTCCGGGTCATCTTGAGCATATTATAGACGTTGCAGCTCTCGTCCGTGCGGCCATCCACGCGTTCGCTGAGCTCATTGGGGGGACCGAAGTACTCATCCTTGCCATGCCCTCCCGTGGCGAAGGTGTGATGCTCTACGACGGCGTCCCAGAAGAACCGGGCGGCGACGCCGTCCTGCTCCCGGCCGGTTTGGAGATAACGCGACAAAGTCCCGATCAGCTTGGGGATCTGCGTATTGCCGTGCAGGCCCGGGAGAGCGTTTTCCCGGCGCGCAAATGGATCGGTTACGTCATGATGCTCAAATCGGTCGGCAAGCGCCAGCCAGCGCGCGTCTCCCGTATCGGCGTAAAGGTCGACGAAGACCTCGTTCATTCCGCCAAACTCCGTCTTCAGCATCTTCTGAACCTGGGCTTCATCGAGACCCGAAAGGATCGCCTCCGCCCACTCCGCGAAGCGAACTTCCAGCTCCAGCGCCAGAGAGTTGCCCGTCCATCGATACGCATCGCGCAGTCCGGCGTATGTTTTATGCAGCACGTACCAGGGCGCCCAGAGACCGTTAAGGTCAAAGCCTCCGGACCGAATATCCCCGCGCGAAATCTCCTGAAAACGCTCTTTCCCATCGGCGAGCGCGCCAAGATACCCATCGCCGTTCGCCGCCTGCACATCGCTCATCTCGCGAACAAGCGCGTCGGCGCGTTCTTTGAAACGCGCGTCCCCCGTCGCGGCGAACATCAGGCTGACGGCGGAGAGATAATGTCCGGCGATATGCCCGGTCAGGTTACGCCCCTCCCCATCCCATCCCTCATATCCCAGCGCCTTCGGCGCGAGGCCGGCGCGCACGCGAAAGTACGCCATCATTCGGTCGGGTTCTAACTCCAGAAGATACTGCGCGGTGAGATCCTGAGCATGCTTCAGCGGACCGCCGGTCAGCCGCACATCCGTCAGCGGCAGAGGCCGCGCGGTCAAGGGAATCGGCGCCGGGATAATGGGAGAAGACGTGATAGCCGTGGTTGCGTTCATGGGATATTATCTTCGCTTTTTGCTCGCGCAAGCAAGGGAGGCGGCGATACCGACATGGAATATACTGACGCCCCGGGTCACACGCGCCTACTTGCTGATCCAATGTGTATCTATTCCACGCGCCAGCAGAAGCTCAGAAAGCTGACCGACGTGTCCCTGAAGATGACGCAGGTTCATGAGCTCGTGCGAAAGCTTGCTCATGCCCTTATACCACGAGAATCCCGTCTCATCTGCATCAAGGTCGAGATGATCGAGCGTGAGATCGATGATAGAGTCGATAAACGCGACATAGCCGAGAGCGTCTTTGCGCGAGAGCGTGTCGATCGTTTCCGGCAACTCGTACGGCTCGACATCTCCGTGCATCTCCCAGAGCGCCTGGTAACACTCCGGGCTGCCCGGCCATGGCGAGAACGCCGCTCAAAACGATACCGTCAGCGCGTAATCCAGCGCCTGCTCCCAAGTTATGGCGCGGCCCCCGTCCCAAAGGGCGGCAAACTCATCTTCGCCCAGCACGGAACGCGCCTCCATGAGCTCCTCGTTAAACTTCTCCAGAGATTCGCGGGGCAAGGGCGCGCCAATACTGTCGCGCAGCGCATGGGCGGAGCCCCACAAACGCACCGCTCTCGGAACATCCGCCTGCGCCAGCGTCACGGTCGCCATTCTTTCCAGCCCAGCGGCAAACCCCAGTAGCTCCCCAAGTTCACTGCAAATCAGGAGCTCCTGCTCCAGCAGAACCCGCGCCGAGACGTAATCGCCTTGACGATAGGCAAGCATGTCCAAGCGGCTCATGTGGATGGCGATCCAGCTCTTGTCACCCAGTTCTTGGGAAATACTGAGGCCCTGCTCGTAGTAATCCTTAGCCGAGACGAAGTCGTCCTGTCGATCGGCCAGAACGCCTAAGTAATTGAGGCGCATCGCGACCCCGACCCTGTCTCCCAATTCGCGTGTAATGCTGAGACTCAGTTCGTAGTGGGCCTGCGACGCAGCGAAGTTTCCCTGTCGATAGGCCAGAACTCCCATATTGCTCAGAGCCAAAGCCAGGCTGCCCATATCGCCGAGTTTCCGGAAAACGTCGACCGCCTCTTCGACAAACGATTGCGCCTCCTCATAATACCGCGGATCCAAAATCCTCATACCCTGAGTTTCGGTCAATGAGCTTAGCCAGAGCAGAGTGTTGCCAATATTCAGAGAATTCTGTGAATCGCGAAAATCGATCAAGCTTTGTTTGTAGTGCGCCCTCACCTCCTCGTAGTAGCGCTGGGCAGATTCGGCGTCACCTTGCTGATACGCTACTTCGTACAGATACCCGAGCAGAAGGCCGATCTCTACTCGATCTCCCAGCGCTCGAAAAATGCGGAGGCTCTGTTCGTAGCGCGCTCGCGACGAGATGTAGTCGCCTTGACAATCCGCGAGCATCCCCGCGCCTTTGAGCGCCAGCGCCCTCGCCGCCGTATCTCCATCGTTATCAGGAAGGGCAAGCGCCCGATTGAGGAATGCCCTCCCCTCGCTGTAAAGCCGCCGTTCGGCCCAATACCGCCACAACGCAGCCGTAATTCTCAAGCCGGTTTCGGCGCCTTGTGCGTCCCTTTCGCATCGATGGAGCGCCTCCCGCAAGTTGTCATAATCCTTGTCCAAACGCTGGAGCGCCCTTTCGAGTTCGACTCGCTCCACATACGGCAGCTTCGCCGCTTCCACAATCTTGAAGAACCAATCCCGATGCCGGATCTGAAGCAGGCTCGCCCAGCCGTGCTCGGAGAGCCGCGCATCCGCGTACTGACGCACCATCTCCAGAAGTCGATATCGCCCGCTTTCCATTGGTCCCGTCGCATCGAACGCCACCAGAGATTTGTCAACCAGCGAGATCAGAAGGTCCAGCACCCGCCATTTCGGAATAGCCTCATCGGAACAGACTTCCTCGGCCGCCTCCAGAGTCCAGCCGCCCGAGAAGACCGAAACACACTCCAGCAAACGCTGCTCCGAAGGACTGAGTAGCGCATACGACCAATCGAGCGTCGCTCTCAGTGTCTGCTGGCGCGACTGCGCCGCGCCGCCGCCGTCGGTAAGCTGCGCGAGGTGATCGTCCAAACGCTCGGCGATCTGATGGACTGTCAGGGAGCCGACCCGGGCGGCGGCCAGCTCGACGGCGAGCGGAATGCCGTCTATATGCGCGCAGATTTGGGCGACCGCCCGCGCATTGTCCCGCGTGAGTAGGAATGTTTTCTGAACGTCCTGGGCTCGATCCATGAAAAGCTGCACGCTTTCGTAGCCCCTCAGCACCCGCGCGAGGCCGGAGTCGGGCGCCGGCAGATACGCGGGATCCGGGACGGAAAGCGCCGGGACCATCCAGACGACCTCCCCCGTCACCCCCAGCGCCTCACGGCTGGTCGCAAGAATTTGCAGCCCCGCGCACTCCTCCAGCAGACGCCCCGCCAGCTCGGCGCTCGCGTCCAGCAGGTGCTCGCAGTTGTCCAGCACCAGCAGCACGCGCTGGGATCGCAAATGGGCGATCAGGATCTCAAGCAGCGTTCGTCCGCTTCCCTCCTTCAGCCGCAGCGTACTCGCCACTTGCAGGGCGATCTGCCTGCCGTCGGTCAGCGCCTCCAGTGAGACGAGACATACCCCCTGGGCGAATTCCGGCGCGGCCTCCCCGGCGACCGCGATGACCAGACGCGTCTTGCCGATCCCGCCTGCTCCCGTGAGCGTCACCAGACGAGACCTGCGCAGCGCCTCAAGCACATCCTCTCGCTCGTCTTCGCGCCCGACAAGGTCCGTAGGCGAATGCGGCAGATACCCGATGACAACTGGACCGTCTGATGCTTCGTGATGTGCGACGCGGGCCGGCGCGGAGGCGCGAAGCCGCGCCTCCGCCCGCAAATACGAGTAGAGCGCGACGGTCTCCTCGTCTGGAGACGCCCTTGGGTCGTCCTTGCGCAGCCAGCGTACGAAGGACTGATAAACCTCCAGAGCCGCGTTAGTGTCGCCGCTTTGGGCGAGCGCGCGCATCAGCCCTCGGC from Capsulimonas corticalis harbors:
- a CDS encoding glycoside hydrolase family 127 protein, whose amino-acid sequence is MNATTAITSSPIIPAPIPLTARPLPLTDVRLTGGPLKHAQDLTAQYLLELEPDRMMAYFRVRAGLAPKALGYEGWDGEGRNLTGHIAGHYLSAVSLMFAATGDARFKERADALVREMSDVQAANGDGYLGALADGKERFQEISRGDIRSGGFDLNGLWAPWYVLHKTYAGLRDAYRWTGNSLALELEVRFAEWAEAILSGLDEAQVQKMLKTEFGGMNEVFVDLYADTGDARWLALADRFEHHDVTDPFARRENALPGLHGNTQIPKLIGTLSRYLQTGREQDGVAARFFWDAVVEHHTFATGGHGKDEYFGPPNELSERVDGRTDESCNVYNMLKMTRTLFALDPDIKYAEFQERALFNHVLGSIDPEDGRMCYMVPVGRGAEREYQDKFHDFTCCVGSGMESHALHGDGIYYTTGDKLWINLYAPSTADWKSAGVRLTMETTLPEGDNATLTLEMDAPRRLKLALRRPSWAGAGFDVSVNSAGVADLPPPGGYVQIEREWTGGDTVTLLLPKTLRAEPLPDNPNRVAFLWGPLVLAGDLGPEQPKTPVSAPVFIAAGVPLMEWLKPVGDHPGHFRSERVGRDSDNAACEVQVDFVPFFRLHRRAYSAYWDLYTPEGWGAQSVEVAAAQEKKRRLEAVTVAYAQLGEMQPERDCNLQEEGTASDRILGRPGRRGKGWFSLDLAVDPASSLSLIATYQTLEFQPRTFEILVDGQRIGEHAIERSRPGSANGAFHDVAYAIPDELAAGKERVTVRFQSAQGNEIGGVFGVRIVRRSSSAS
- a CDS encoding ATP-binding protein, with amino-acid sequence MIPADSVSTSFTITLFGPMQVLVEGRALPRLRSRKVLWLLALLVLRKARPVDREWLAGTLWPDADQSAAATNLRVALSALRRALGSESWRLQSPARHTLSFNLDGADVDAHVFDEAAAGLETSSLERAAALYRGPLLEGCAEGWAEPERAEREQRCLQALQTLADAAVATGDWAAAVRSYQRAISLDPWREASRRGLMRALAQSGDTNAALEVYQSFVRWLRKDDPRASPDEETVALYSYLRAEARLRASAPARVAHHEASDGPVVIGYLPHSPTDLVGREDEREDVLEALRRSRLVTLTGAGGIGKTRLVIAVAGEAAPEFAQGVCLVSLEALTDGRQIALQVASTLRLKEGSGRTLLEILIAHLRSQRVLLVLDNCEHLLDASAELAGRLLEECAGLQILATSREALGVTGEVVWMVPALSVPDPAYLPAPDSGLARVLRGYESVQLFMDRAQDVQKTFLLTRDNARAVAQICAHIDGIPLAVELAAARVGSLTVHQIAERLDDHLAQLTDGGGAAQSRQQTLRATLDWSYALLSPSEQRLLECVSVFSGGWTLEAAEEVCSDEAIPKWRVLDLLISLVDKSLVAFDATGPMESGRYRLLEMVRQYADARLSEHGWASLLQIRHRDWFFKIVEAAKLPYVERVELERALQRLDKDYDNLREALHRCERDAQGAETGLRITAALWRYWAERRLYSEGRAFLNRALALPDNDGDTAARALALKGAGMLADCQGDYISSRARYEQSLRIFRALGDRVEIGLLLGYLYEVAYQQGDAESAQRYYEEVRAHYKQSLIDFRDSQNSLNIGNTLLWLSSLTETQGMRILDPRYYEEAQSFVEEAVDVFRKLGDMGSLALALSNMGVLAYRQGNFAASQAHYELSLSITRELGDRVGVAMRLNYLGVLADRQDDFVSAKDYYEQGLSISQELGDKSWIAIHMSRLDMLAYRQGDYVSARVLLEQELLICSELGELLGFAAGLERMATVTLAQADVPRAVRLWGSAHALRDSIGAPLPRESLEKFNEELMEARSVLGEDEFAALWDGGRAITWEQALDYALTVSF